A window of Ficedula albicollis isolate OC2 chromosome 19, FicAlb1.5, whole genome shotgun sequence genomic DNA:
ATAGTCACAATCAAGGTCATGAGACAGCTCATGCTGTTGGAATCCAGTGGTATACAATGTTTGACACCTCAGATAacacagagcagggcaaggagaAATGCAGCAGTTTGTCAGTGTTGCAAACAAATACAACTTATTGCCAGGTTAAATTCTTCAAAGTTTACTATTATTGAAGCATGAAGTCTGGTTTTGGTCTGACATCCAGTTAAGTAGAATTAAACAAATTGAGCACTGAACTGCAATTTTGCTATTGAAGTGATACAATACTCTTTGATTACTTCAAAATTATGGAATGATATTGTTGTAGTAAATATGTATTAATACATAAATGCTATAACAAGCATGTTCTTGTTTGAacactggaataggttgcccagaaGGGAGTGTGTGTTTTCACAGCCATAAACAGCCACAAATAATTGTGCAGTATCTCAGGTACCTATTGCTAATTTTAAGATGTAGCTCATTAGCCTTTTATTTCAAAGGGCTCCTGTTCTTTTGACTGGCAAAATAGAGACTTGAATGCCCTCAAAAGTGTTTATGTTACCAAAAAACCATACAATATAAGAACCAACCTACTACTGATGAGGAATTATGGCATCAGTTCTAATTTCTGGTTCAGCTGTATAGACTCTTGGAGAAGCCACTCAAACCTTGCCTCACCTCCCATTCCCATGAAACAGGAATATTCCTCACCTTCTAGATGATCTCTGAAAtccattatttctgttttagcaAAGCACTTTAGTGTTCTTTAATCAAcagattgaaatgaaaaatgcaagcCATAAGGTATTAACAATTTGAAATAGACAAAGATCAATGAAAAACTCTGAGCTACAAATGGAGTTTTCCATCTCCTTACCCAAGGACAGGTCTTCTGTGTCCCCACCACTGCCTGGCTTGTGATGTGCCACCAGGAGACACTGACTGTcaagcagtggctgctgctgcacaaagcaGGAGTACCACATCTCAATTTCTTTCAGGTGGCTGGGCAGCTCAGGGTTGAAGACGATTATTACACCGTGAGAGTCCTTCATCAGAGCTGGCCAGCATGTTTCAAACcttgaaaaacacagaaaagtgaAAGACTGACAGATATAGAGCAGAAACATGCACTCCAACTTCCTCAAGAACACATTAAGTACCTTTTAAACTATAACATCAGGAATCTTGCCAGTTATAGATCATATTCCAAGTATTTTGACTTATATATTTTGATAGTTGAttccattattttctcatttgatGATTTGCTGACAATGTAGAATTTGGTCTAATGCTCATATAAACTTAATTAAATACTGCCCTAAGAATGGATCATTCtcaattccattttttaaaaattaaggcCTCAATCATATGCATACATTGTCTGAAGTCCACTCACATACTTTAATGGAGATGAAAGCAATTACAGAGTGGGCCTCTGTCACCTGTATCTGTAACTTCATTCCAGGAGTTGTGACTTTACTGTTTTAGTCAGTCCTTATCCAAAACAGAGTTCAGCTGTGATCAGGCAGAGAGTACCTAATGTTGGATACTTCACAGCAgaaactataaaaatatattgggGTAAAGAGTCAGGAATACTGCTCACATCTAACAGATCATTGGGCTGAGCCTTAAGCATGAATATCTTGTGAACAGAACAATCAGGAGTTCAGTAACTTGGAGGAAGCAACAACGCTGGCTTACTTTTGATCACCGCTGCAATCCCACAGCTCGAATCGACAGCCGGCTCCCTTGTTGTTCCCGTTGAGGTTTGGCCTCTCATACTCCAGGATCCTGCGGAAATGATGGATACCCGATGGGACACGATCCCGCACagcggcacggcacggcacggcacagcGCGGGGCTCTCCTCACCTGACCCCCTGCGTCGGGCTGTAGCTGCAGATCCCTTCCGTGCTCTCGGACACGAAGTTTGCCAACACCGACTTTCCAGACTAGCGGGGGGGAAAGACACACGTAGCAATTTAATGTGCCAAAACCACAACGTCGGTGCTCACCAAAGGCCCCCGCGTCGGGACTGCGGGGTCCCGGCGGTGCGGGGTCCCAGACCGCGCTCACCTCACAAggccccaccagcagcaccttggcCCTCAGCATGGCGGGCACGGCGCCCCCCCGCGGGCGCTGCCCGGCAAGGCGCGACGCCCCTTGGCTGTGCCGCCCCCCCGCGGGCGCTGCCCGGTAAGGCGCGACGTCCATTGGCTGTGCCGCCGTCACGTGACGGGAGGGGCGGGGCGCGGCTTGGCGTGAGGCGATGGCTCCGGCGCTGTGGGCGCTGGGCTCTGCTTCCTGCGTCCGCTTCGCGTCCCCGCTCTTTTCTTTACTGCTCTGTCCCCTTCGTGTCGCCTCTCTGTTCTCTTGGTGTCCCCGTTCTGTCCGCTGTGCCCTCTCTCcgtccctgctgtgtccccttcgtgtccccaggctgtgtccctgctctgtccccgCAGTGCTTGGCAAAAcgagaggacacagccttaagctgCGCCAAGGGAAATTTAatttggatattaggaaaaagttttttagtGAAAGAGTGATCAAGTCCTGGAATTGTCTGCCCGgggagatggtggagtcaccatccctggctgtgtttaaaaaaagagattggatgtggcactcggtgccatggttTGGTTGagtgttagggcatgggttgaGTGGttttgaaggtctcttccaacccagtcaTTCTGTGGGTGAATTGTGTGTGCTTTGTCCCCTCACTGTTCCCCCACTCTGTcgctgctgtgcccagcctgctcATCGGTCTGCTGGAGAAAGTGTGGTGTGACAGCCAAAGAGCAAAGGGATCCTTCACCATGTACGGGCTGGTGTGGCCCAGGGCAGCTTTGGGAAGGGGGAGATCCTCCTGgcacttcccagctgctgctttcagcagggaACAGGATTTCCAGCCACTGAGCTGTGTGACCCCTGAGCACCGACCAGAGTGGAAAGTCCCTCTCAGACCATTTTTCCACCCATAGGTACCAATCTTTGAACCATGAGAAGATAAGGCCATGTCTCCTGTGCAATCTTTCACGGTCTAAAAGGCAATGAAAGGTGGAATAGAGATCACCAAGCTCACTGCTGCACCccattgctggccacatccatgaaatgctgctcctgcactggcCCCAATGCCCTGGTAGGCAGCCCTGGAGGGATGAAACAGGCAGAGGTCAGTGCCCTCCTCAATGTGGTCTTCACAcccttctgccctgctctggtgtcCCTCACTAGCTCGAGCAGTGCTCTCCTTCCTTGTTTCATTGCCGTTTTAACTGCAGATTCTCCTTGGAAGGATGATGAAGCCAAGCTCTTGAAGATTCTTATTAAGGCTTGTTAGGGGAGGCAAGAGGCTTTTTGAAATGGCAGcttctaagaaaataaaacatctggCAGACAGATGTGCTGCTTCAGAGCTGTTTAGTGACCAGGTACAATAGCACTTCTAGACAAGCTTTCAAATATGGCCTCTAGGCGCTACCACAATGTAAATGTTTATTACCAGTCCTGCTAATAAATGGGAAGCAGAAATGCTCTGCTCTCACTGAGGGGGTACAGTCTTCCCTATCACAGTGGAGTCTCATTTGTTATTTCACTCCTTGTGAAGGGGTAGTTTACAGTGGTTCAATGTGGCAGTGGCATCCCGATGTTCACACAGTATTTTAAACTTcagaaaacccttttttttcaGGTTCATTGGACTAAGACAATGAAAAAGGAGTAGCTGCAACTACTTGTGAATTTCCAGTCAGCTGTAGCAGACTGgatgtttgctttctgtttgtgAAGATTGTGTGAATTCCCAGTGTGCTGGGACAACTCACAGTTAATTCTTTCCTCAGCTTTGTTGTTTTCCACATTTCAGACCCATGACTTCcaaaggaaagacagaaaggGTGGCCCAGAGAGAAGAACCAGGACAGCCTCAGCTGGCAAATGGTATTAGCTGATACTAGCACATGAAGAGAAATGTGTTATAAAGGGTTCTATTGTGGACACCAGCCCAGAAGAAGGGGAAATAAAGCATAAGGGGTAACTGAAACTGGGTAAAACTGGCTGTTTGTGCAGCTGCCCAGAAAGCAATTAGGATTAATTTTGAGATGGAGTGTCAGATAGGGTCTTTTTGTTTATATTAGCCACTGAAGAGTAAGGAGAGCACAGCTGACTAAGGGTGCAATTTTTGGATTTATCCATGTGATTTAGGGTTTGAAGTCACTTTAGAAAGTGGGAATTAAGCTTTCAAGCCACTTAGGGTGAGTGTTTTCAAAGGCATCTAAGTCAAGTACATTTGATGTTATCAGCCTCTGCCTTAGGCATATGGCTAAAGCTATGTTAGTTCctggtgttttgtttgcagAGAGCATGTGTGTGAATCATTTTCCTTCACTGATTTAAAACTCTTGGTCAgactgcagcagagagaaaaccccAGCAGTAAGTGAACTACTTCCAGACAATGCTGGTAATGGTCTTTATGTCTTGTATTTATTAGATGGTGGGTTTTCCACCATAATGTTTTGGTAGCAAGCAAAAATTATCATCTTCACGTgattttccttgtaaaaatcctcctccttccttcaaAAGCCAAAAGCCACTGCAAGGTATCAATAATATTTCAATAAAGCTGTTCTTCACTCTAGAAATGCCAGTGAGAACTTGAGAGATGCAGTGATTGCTGTGTGAGGGCAAGTGATGCTTTTTGCCTGAATTGCAGATCAGAGAATATTTGCTTCCAAGGTAGAGACCCACTGGTTTTACTGGAAGCAGCAGTAAAATGTAATGGCAGTCAGCTTTCAGATAATACTTGAGAACTTGCAAACcattcagtatttcagtattttaagtTTGCATTGTATTTTGTTTAATGTGGCACATAAAAATTTTCCTATGAAAACAActcaaaaaatttttttcataagcTTTTGGAACTCAGTATTGGTGCTTTGTTTAATGTACTGGAGCAATGTTTCCAAACTTTGGGAAACATGCCCTGGAGCACTCCAGTTTTGTGTGAGAATGCTGCCTGGGTTAGAAGTACAACCACATGGCAGAGCTCACCATGAAGGGAAGGCTCTGCCTGGTTGCTGTGTGTTGCATGACATTtattgtgtgtgtgcacaaacaGCTCTTCAGTGGGTGCAAACAGGGACCTGCATTGCATCGTCCATTTATTTATACTGGCTCACCTGGGGGCAAGGCATGGAATACAGGATCTGAGAGGAAGGAACACCTAGTTTTGAGCATTGTAGCCTGTTATTAAAAATTGAGGGGAAAATCAATATTGTAATCTCAAAGCTTGTTGGTTaaggagctcagggcagggatgtgtcTCTGGGGCTCAAAGCATAGTTGATTAAGTAAATGATGGTTTGGATGAAGTGTGGCTGCTctctagaaaaaaatctttgggtGGAGCTATGGCAAGAGAGCAAAGGGAAACAGGACATTAAGGTGCATTGACAGGGGTGCAGTGCAGTCCTGCTCTTTGTCACGAGTCTGTGGGGTAACACTCAGTTCAGTCTCTCTCAGGAAACCTATTCTGGAATCAACAGGAACAGCTCATGCAAAATCTTATTGCTTTGTTCATGCCAACAGATTGTCAAGGACTTCAACTCTTATTGAGCTGTGGCCTCAAAGTCCTTCCCAGGGGAGATGAGGgtctttatttccattttatagTTGGAGAAACAAAGCAGGGATGTAAAAATAAGCCCGAGGAACATCAGTCTGCCTCTATGGCTGCCCCAGGAATAGACACCAAAGTCTTCTGATTTTTGAGTAGCAGTACATGAATCCAGAAGTAGGAGTTCGTTTCCCTGGTTTAAATCTTCGGGTCCAGCTGCAGATGATGCCTCTGATAGATGTTTTCCTTATTCTGGAGTCCGTGGAGCAATAGTAACACCTAGTGGTTGAATGTGCCAGTCCGTTcctactttcttttcttcctttcaaaaagTAGAGTCGGAGGGCACACGGTGTGATTGACAGCTTTGATTTGCAAGGCCAACACTTAGGATCTCCAGGGAtttgccattttcctttcaacCTCCCACCACACTCTGTTTTCTATTAAAAGTGGTAGATGAAATATGAAACTCTTCCTCCCACCTCCCAGCCCCCTTCACTTTTCTGGCTTATGGAGGAGATTGTTCTAGTCCATCTTGATCTGTAGGTGGGTGGGCTGTGAGTGACCAAGCCTACGGCTTTCAGCTTGGAGCACTCAGATTTCTGTGAGGAATCcaagctttttcattttctttttctttttctttttttttcttttttttttttatggctgaAAAGGATCAAGCAGATCATCTGGTGGAGGTTGGTGACCTCAAGTCCATTTGATAATGTGGTGTTAACTTGCCTACGTTAAGGCAGACCAAACCAATCAGTTCCAAGAAGTACCATTTCCTAAAATGCGGTGTGTGGGATTGTTTGCCACAGTCTGCTGGGACTGCTAATTCATCAGAGAGGGACCCCTAGAAAAACAGCATTAGGGAGGAAAGAACCCACAGATGTTTATTGTGTTTGCAGGAGGGCCTTCCAGAGGCTCTTCACTGCCCCTCACAGGAAAAGGTTTcaatttttccatggaaaaaaaaacattaagcaGAAGTATTTCTGCTTAAGCCCAGATCATTTGCATTTGTAAATAGAGCCTCAGCTCTGTGGGAATTACAGTACTGAGACACTATGGGTTTGTCATATTCATGCTGTTTAATTTtagattggatgtggcactcggtgccatggttTGGTTGagtgttagggcatgggttgaGTGGttttgaaggtctcttccaacccagtcaTTCTGTGGGTGAATTGTGTGTGCTTTGTCCCCTCACTGTTCCCCCACTCTGTcgctgctgtgcccagcctgctcATCGGTCTGCTGGAGAAAGTGTGGTGTGACAGCCAAAGAGCAAAGGGATCCTTCACCATGTACGGGCTGGTGTGGCCCAGGGCAGCTTTGGGAAGGGGGAGATCCTCCTGgcacttcccagctgctgctttcagcagggaACAGGATTTCCAGCCACTGAGCTGTGTGACCCCTGAGCACCGACCAGAGTGGAAAGTCCCTCTCAGACCATTTTTCCACCCATAGGTACCAATCTTTGAACCATGAGAAGATAAGGCCATGTCTCCTGTGCAATCTTTCACGGTCTAAAAGGCAATGAAAGGTGGAATAGAGATCACCAAGCTCACTGCTGGCCCCATTGCTGTCCACATCCATgaaatgctgctcctgcactggcCACCccattgctggccacatccatgaaatgctgctcctgcactggcCCCAATGCCCTGGTAGGCAGCCCTGGAGGGATGAAACAGGCAGAGGTCAGTGCCCTCCTCAATGTGGTCTTCACAcccttctgccctgctctggtgtcCCTCACTAGCTCGAGCAGTGCTCTCCTTCCTTGTTTCATTGCCGTTTTAACTGCAGATTCTCCTTGGAAGGATGATGAAGCCAAGCTCTTGAAGATTCTTATTAAGGCTTGTTAGGGGAGGCAAGAGGCTTTTTGAAATGGCAGcttctaagaaaataaaacatctggCAGACAGATGTGCTGCTTCAGAGCTGTTTAGTGACCAGGTACAATAGCACTTCTAGACAAGCTTTCAAATATGGCCTCTAGGCGCTACCACAATGTAAATGTTTATTACCAGTCCTGCTAATAAATGGGAAGCAGAAATGCTCTGCTCTCACTGAGGGGGTACAGTCTTCCCTATCACAGTGGAGTCTCATTTGTTATTTCACTCCTTGTGAAGGGGTAGTTTACAGTGGTTCAATGTGGCAGTGGCATCCCGATGTTCACACAGTATTTTAAACTTcagaaaacccttttttttcaGGTTCATTGGACTAAGACAATGAAAAAGGAGTAGCTGCAACTACTTGTGAATTTCCAGTCAGCTGTAGCAGACTGgatgtttgctttctgtttgtgAAGATTGTGTGAATTCCCAGTGTGCTGGGACAACTCACAGTTAATTCTTTCCTCAGCTTTGTTGTTTTCCACATTTCAGACCCATGACTTCcaaaggaaagacagaaaggGTGGCCCAGAGAGAAGAACCAGGACAGCCTCAGCTGGCAAATGGTATTAGCTGATACTAGCACATGAAGAGAAATGTGTTATAAAGGGTTCTATTGTGGACACCAGCCCAGAAGAAGGGGAAATAAAGCATAAGGGGTAACTGAAACTGGGTAAAACTGGCTGTTTGTGCAGCTGCCCAGAAAGCAATTAGGATTAATTTTGAGATGGAGTGTCAGATAGGGTCTTTTTGTTTATATTAGCCACTGAAGAGTAAGGAGAGCACAGCTGACTAAGGGTGCAATTTTTGGATTTATCCATGTGATTTAGGGTTTGAAGTCACTTTAGAAAGTGGGAATTAAGCTTTCAAGCCACTTAGGGTGAGTGTTTTCAAAGGCATCTAAGTCAAGTACATTTGATGTTATCAGCCTCTGCCTTAGGCATATGGCTAAAGCTATGTTAGTTCctggtgttttgtttgcagAGAGCATGTGTGTGAATCATTTTCCTTCACTGATTTAAAACTCTTGGTCAgactgcagcagagagaaaaccccAGCAGTAAGTGAACTACTTCCAGACAATGCTGGTAATGGTCTTTATGTCTTGTATTTATTAGATGGTGGGTTTTCCACCATAATGTTTTGGTAGCAAGCAAAAATTATCATCTTCACGTgattttccttgtaaaaatcctcctccttccttcaaAAGCCAAAAGCCACTGCAAGGTATCAATAATATTTCAATAAAGCTGTTCTTCACTCTAGAAATGCCAGTGAGAACTTGAGAGATGCAGTGATTGCTGTGTGAGGGCAAGTGATGCTTTTTGCCTGAATTGCAGATCAGAGAATATTTGCTTCCAAGGTAGAGACCCACTGGTTTTACTGGAAGCAGCAGTAAAATGTAATGGCAGTCAGCTTTCAGATAATACTTGAGAACTTGCAAACcattcagtatttcagtattttaagtTTGCATTGTATTTTGTTTAATGTGGCACATAAAAATTTTCCTATGAAAACAActcaaaaaatttttttcataagcTTTTGGAACTCAGTATTGGTGCTTTGTTTAATGTACTGGAGCAATGTTTCCAAACTTTGGGAAACATGCCCTGGAGCACTCCAGTTTTGTGTGAGAATGCTGCCTGGGTTAGAAGTACAACCACATGGCAGAGCTCACCATGAAGGGAAGGCTCTGCCTGGTTGCTGTGTGTTGCATGACATTtattgtgtgtgtgcacaaacaGCTCTTCAGTGGGTGCAAACAGGGACCTGCATTGCATCGTCCATTTATTTATACTGGCTCACCTGGGGGCAAGGCATGGAATACAGGATCTGAGAGGAAGGAACACCTAGTTTTGAGCATTGTAGCCTGTTATTAAAAATTGAGGGGAAAATCAATATTGTAATCTCAAAGCTTGTTGGTTaaggagctcagggcagggatgtgtcTCTGGGGCTCAAAGCATAGTTGATTAAGTAAATGATGGTTTGGATGAAGTGTGGCTGCTctctagaaaaaaatctttgggtGGAGCTATGGCAAGAGAGCAAAGGGAAACAGGACATTAAGGTGCATTGACAGGGGTGCAGTGCAGTCCTGCTCTTTGTCACGAGTCTGTGGGGTAACACTCAGTTCAGTCTCTCTCAGGAAACCTATTCTGGAATCAACAGGAACAGCTCATGCAAAATCTTATTGCTTTGTTCATGCCAACAGATTGTCAAGGACTTCAACTCTTATTGAGCTGTGGCCTCAAAGTCCTTCCCAGGGGAGATGAGGgtctttatttccattttatagTTGGAGAAACAAAGCAGGGATGTAAAAATAAGCCCGAGGAACATCAGTCTGCCTCTATGGCTGCCCCAGGAATAGACACCAAAGTCTTCTGATTTTTGAGTAGCAGTACATGAATCCAGAAGTAGGAGTTCGTTTCCCTGGTTTAAATCTTCGGGTCCAGCTGCAGATGATGCCTCTGATAGATGTTTTCCTTATTCTGGAGTCCGTGGAGCAATAGTAACACCTAGTGGTTGAATGTGCCAGTCCGTTcctactttcttttcttcctttcaaaaagTAGAGTCGGAGGGCACACGGTGTGATTGACAGCTTTGATTTGCAAGGCCAACACTTAGGATCTCCAGGGAtttgccattttcctttcaacCTCCCACCACACTCTGTTTTCTATTAAAAGTGGTAGATGAAATATGAAACTCTTCCTCCCACCTCCCAGCCCCCTTCACTTTTCTGGCTTATGGAGGAGATTGTTCTAGTCCATCTTGATCTGTAGGTGGGTGGGCTGTGAGTGACCAAGCCTACGGCTTTCAGCTTGGAGCACTCAGATTTCTGTGAGGAATCcaagctttttcattttctttttctttttctttttttttcttttttttttttatggctgaAAAGGATCAAGCAGATCATCTGGTGGAGGTTGGTGACCTCAAGTCCATTTGATAATGTGGTGTTAACTTGCCTACGTTAAGGCAGACCAAACCAATCAGTTCCAAGAAGTACCATTTCCTAAAATGCGGTGTGTGGGATTGTTTGCCACAGTCTGCTGGGACTGCTAATTCATCAGAGAGGGACCCCTAGAAAAACAGCATTAGGGAGGAAAGAACCCACAGATGTTTATTGTGTTTGCAGGAGGGCCTTCCAGAGGCTCTTCACTGCCCCTCACAGGAAAAGGTTTcaatttttccatggaaaaaaaaacattaagcaGAAGTATTTCTGCTTAAGCCCAGATCATTTGCATTTGTAAATAGAGCCTCAGCTCTGTGGGAATTACAGTACTGAGACACTATGGGTTTGTCATATTCATGCTGTTTAATTTTAGGCTTCTGGTTTAGGTATTCTGAATTACCATTGGAAGCATCTGTTCAGGAGAGTCTTCACTGCCTGTTGACAGAGCCTGAACTCTAATTTACACTGTGGATATGTGCTCTTTTACATATGACACTCAAAGAATAGTATTTGCCTCCCTTCACATTCTTTTACATATGACACCACTCAAAGAATAGTATTTGCCTCCCTTCACATCCCCAGTTCTTCATCCAGCTTCCTCCCAATTATCTGCTTAGATGGGACAGATTAAATTGAAGAGTAGCCTGATGTCTctgggataaaaaaataaaataatcagcTCCATGATCCCATTTACTGCAAAGCTGCACAAAAGCCTGGTGCTAACAGAAGGGAGGTAATGGGGACCAGTGGGGACATGGCCAAGTGAGACAAGGATGGGACCTTTTGGCTGCTGTGGAGATGTACATGGAATTAAAGCATGCATATTTACATGCCATTAGTCAGACCTGCTAAATCTGCTGTTTTCCCAGTACCTGTTTTTGAGGGAAGGCAAAGAGAAACACAGCCTGATGGTAAGAAATGAGGA
This region includes:
- the IFT22 gene encoding intraflagellar transport protein 22 homolog, whose translation is MLRAKVLLVGPCESGKSVLANFVSESTEGICSYSPTQGVRILEYERPNLNGNNKGAGCRFELWDCSGDQKFETCWPALMKDSHGVIIVFNPELPSHLKEIEMWYSCFVQQQPLLDSQCLLVAHHKPGSGGDTEDLSLAYPLNKLKLIHSNLEEDPEDVRMEFIKYFRSIITTINESREREEMSIIS